In the Malania oleifera isolate guangnan ecotype guangnan chromosome 1, ASM2987363v1, whole genome shotgun sequence genome, one interval contains:
- the LOC131153082 gene encoding zinc finger CCCH domain-containing protein 6-like isoform X1 — MKRLKNSNRVSWPSEVDLCQVRLFLSDDCPSQVGLEAQDHLQEKSSWILHSNSMDSDDLPPGFEVSHHANQLKGMFSFIPQMKWKCPPKFVLSQNWQVAAGEESKEVGDQRLRELTVLEAIYPRLSSIPSSPSVSLDIEECQLDDRYTPVIPITPIEEDDPKHLQPDFAVPVSTSITLPPPILTQSSLASSTPLASQSNIPALNPLANEKPALEKLPHSEADITAAAAAAAFTAIMKSNEQGSLIDTNLLIKILSSPEVIEKLMDSCGTPANPEAVTVPASKPPNPSSCLSRPEPLSRPKPSSTTMVPEEAPAYTGTASMPRSKPDIALPSLKPEKVSSLPPAKMLPRLQVPTSTEASPISRSKQVHLLDPLPSSGPGVAFAPGLANGNVNPIPQGMSSGSYPMLSLQNMGKKISSVATKPSIMKDANYYKNLVKLHGGERQETPDPIPSQYSSLHDHYHDPKPVQDFRQVDLKYQKPCIYFNSSLGCKNGSSCLYQHVTPFKWHADSVWEGHGAKRMRLGNEIAGGRQ; from the exons ATGAAGAGGTTGAAGAATTCGAACCGTGTTTCCTGGCCTTCAGAGGTTGATCTTTGTCAG GTAAGGCTGTTTCTGTCAGATGATTGTCCATCACAAGTTGGCCTAGAAGCTCAAGATCATCTTCAAGAAAAGTCATCATGGATATTGCATTCAAACTCCATGGACTCTGATGACCTTCCCCCTGGCTTTGAAGTGTCCCATCATGCGAATCAGTTGAAGGGGATGTTTTCTTTCATTCCTCAGATGAAATGGAAATGCCCTCCCAAA TTTGTTTTGAGTCAAAATTGGCAAGTGGCAGCCGGTGAAGAAAGTAAGGAAGTTGGAGATCAGAGACTGAGGGAATTGACAGTGCTTGAAGCTATTTATCCCCGACTTTCGTCGATTCCTTCCAG CCCTTCAGTTTCATTGGATATAGAAGAGTGCCAGCTGGACGATAGATACACACCTGTTATCCCCATCACTCCCATTGAAGAAGATGACCCAAAACATCTACAACCTGATTTTGCAGTACCAGTCAGCACTTCCATAACCTTGCCACCCCCGATATTAACCCAAAGCTCGTTGGCATCTTCAACTCCCCTTGCTTCACAATCTAACATTCCTGCCTTAAATCCACTAGCCAATGAAAAACCTGCACTTGAGAAATTACCTCATTCAGAGGCTGATattactgctgctgctgctgccgcGGCCTTTACTGCAATCATGAAAAGCAATGAGCAGGGAAGCTTGATTGACACCAACTTGCTTATTAAAATCCTCAGCAGCCCAGAAGTGATCGAGAAATTGATGGACAGTTGTGGAACACCTGCCAACCCTGAAGCAGTCACGGTGCCTGCATCAAAGCCCCCAAATCCATCATCCTGTTTGTCCAGACCAGAACCTTTGTCCAGACCAAAACCCTCTTCAACTACGATGGTTCCCGAAGAAGCACCTGCCTATACGGGGACAGCATCCATGCCTCGATCAAAGCCAGATATAGCATTGCCAAGCCTAAAACCCGAAAAGGTTTCCTCTCTGCCACCAGCAAAGATGCTTCCTCGGCTACAAGTACCTACCAGTACAGAAGCAAGTCCCATATCCCGATCAAAGCAGGTACATTTGCTAGACCCCTTGCCCAGCTCTGGTCCTGGTGTGGCTTTTGCACCAGGATTGGCAAATGGAAATGTTAACCCCATCCCACAAGGGATGAGCTCTGGTTCATATCCAATGCTTTCCCTGCAAAATATGGGTAAAAAAATTAGCTCGGTGGCCACGAAACCATCAATCATGAAAGATGCCAACTACTATAAGAACCTGGTTAAGTTACATGGGGGAGAAAGGCAAGAGACCCCAGATCCTATTCCTTCACAATACAGTAGTTTGCATGATCACTATCACGACCCAAAACCAGTACAGGATTTTAGACAAGTAGATTTGAAATACCAGAAACCTTGCATCTACTTCAACAGCTCATTGGGGTGCAAGAATGGATCCAGTTGCCTATACCAGCATGTGACGCCATTTAAATGGCATGCTGACAGCGTTTGGGAGGGTCATGGTGCGAAGAGAATGAGACTGGGAAATGAAATTGCCGGGGGAAG
- the LOC131153082 gene encoding zinc finger CCCH domain-containing protein 6-like isoform X2 has protein sequence MKRLKNSNRVSWPSEVDLCQVRLFLSDDCPSQVGLEAQDHLQEKSSWILHSNSMDSDDLPPGFEVSHHANQLKGMFSFIPQMKWKCPPKFVLSQNWQVAAGEESKEVGDQRLRELTVLEAIYPRLSSIPSSPSVSLDIEECQLDDRYTPVIPITPIEEDDPKHLQPDFAVPVSTSITLPPPILTQSSLASSTPLASQSNIPALNPLANEKPALEKLPHSEADITAAAAAAAFTAIMKSNEQGSLIDTNLLIKILSSPEVIEKLMDSCGTPANPEAVTVPASKPPNPSSCLSRPEPLSRPKPSSTTMVPEEAPAYTGTASMPRSKPDIALPSLKPEKVSSLPPAKMLPRLQVPTSTEASPISRSKQVHLLDPLPSSGPGVAFAPGLANGNVNPIPQGMSSGSYPMLSLQNMGKKISSVATKPSIMKDANYYKNLVKLHGGERQETPDPIPSQYSSLHDHYHDPKPVQDFRQVDLKYQKPCIYFNSSLGCKNGSSCLYQHVTPFKWHADSVWEGHGAKRMRLGNEIAGGR, from the exons ATGAAGAGGTTGAAGAATTCGAACCGTGTTTCCTGGCCTTCAGAGGTTGATCTTTGTCAG GTAAGGCTGTTTCTGTCAGATGATTGTCCATCACAAGTTGGCCTAGAAGCTCAAGATCATCTTCAAGAAAAGTCATCATGGATATTGCATTCAAACTCCATGGACTCTGATGACCTTCCCCCTGGCTTTGAAGTGTCCCATCATGCGAATCAGTTGAAGGGGATGTTTTCTTTCATTCCTCAGATGAAATGGAAATGCCCTCCCAAA TTTGTTTTGAGTCAAAATTGGCAAGTGGCAGCCGGTGAAGAAAGTAAGGAAGTTGGAGATCAGAGACTGAGGGAATTGACAGTGCTTGAAGCTATTTATCCCCGACTTTCGTCGATTCCTTCCAG CCCTTCAGTTTCATTGGATATAGAAGAGTGCCAGCTGGACGATAGATACACACCTGTTATCCCCATCACTCCCATTGAAGAAGATGACCCAAAACATCTACAACCTGATTTTGCAGTACCAGTCAGCACTTCCATAACCTTGCCACCCCCGATATTAACCCAAAGCTCGTTGGCATCTTCAACTCCCCTTGCTTCACAATCTAACATTCCTGCCTTAAATCCACTAGCCAATGAAAAACCTGCACTTGAGAAATTACCTCATTCAGAGGCTGATattactgctgctgctgctgccgcGGCCTTTACTGCAATCATGAAAAGCAATGAGCAGGGAAGCTTGATTGACACCAACTTGCTTATTAAAATCCTCAGCAGCCCAGAAGTGATCGAGAAATTGATGGACAGTTGTGGAACACCTGCCAACCCTGAAGCAGTCACGGTGCCTGCATCAAAGCCCCCAAATCCATCATCCTGTTTGTCCAGACCAGAACCTTTGTCCAGACCAAAACCCTCTTCAACTACGATGGTTCCCGAAGAAGCACCTGCCTATACGGGGACAGCATCCATGCCTCGATCAAAGCCAGATATAGCATTGCCAAGCCTAAAACCCGAAAAGGTTTCCTCTCTGCCACCAGCAAAGATGCTTCCTCGGCTACAAGTACCTACCAGTACAGAAGCAAGTCCCATATCCCGATCAAAGCAGGTACATTTGCTAGACCCCTTGCCCAGCTCTGGTCCTGGTGTGGCTTTTGCACCAGGATTGGCAAATGGAAATGTTAACCCCATCCCACAAGGGATGAGCTCTGGTTCATATCCAATGCTTTCCCTGCAAAATATGGGTAAAAAAATTAGCTCGGTGGCCACGAAACCATCAATCATGAAAGATGCCAACTACTATAAGAACCTGGTTAAGTTACATGGGGGAGAAAGGCAAGAGACCCCAGATCCTATTCCTTCACAATACAGTAGTTTGCATGATCACTATCACGACCCAAAACCAGTACAGGATTTTAGACAAGTAGATTTGAAATACCAGAAACCTTGCATCTACTTCAACAGCTCATTGGGGTGCAAGAATGGATCCAGTTGCCTATACCAGCATGTGACGCCATTTAAATGGCATGCTGACAGCGTTTGGGAGGGTCATGGTGCGAAGAGAATGAGACTGGGAAATGAAATTGCCGGGGGAAG
- the LOC131153082 gene encoding zinc finger CCCH domain-containing protein 6-like isoform X3 has product MKRLKNSNRVSWPSEVDLCQVRLFLSDDCPSQVGLEAQDHLQEKSSWILHSNSMDSDDLPPGFEVSHHANQLKGMFSFIPQMKWKCPPKFVLSQNWQVAAGEESKEVGDQRLRELTVLEAIYPRLSSIPSSPSVSLDIEECQLDDRYTPVIPITPIEEDDPKHLQPDFAVPVSTSITLPPPILTQSSLASSTPLASQSNIPALNPLANEKPALEKLPHSEADITAAAAAAAFTAIMKSNEQGSLIDTNLLIKILSSPEVIEKLMDSCGTPANPEAVTVPASKPPNPSSCLSRPEPLSRPKPSSTTMVPEEAPAYTGTASMPRSKPDIALPSLKPEKVSSLPPAKMLPRLQVPTSTEASPISRSKQVHLLDPLPSSGPGVAFAPGLANGNVNPIPQGMSSGSYPMLSLQNMGKKISSVATKPSIMKDANYYKNLVKLHGGERQETPDPIPSQYSSLHDHYHDPKPVQDFRQVDLKYQKPCIYFNSSLGCKNGSSCLYQHVTPFKWHADSVWEGHGAKRMRLGNEIAGGR; this is encoded by the exons ATGAAGAGGTTGAAGAATTCGAACCGTGTTTCCTGGCCTTCAGAGGTTGATCTTTGTCAG GTAAGGCTGTTTCTGTCAGATGATTGTCCATCACAAGTTGGCCTAGAAGCTCAAGATCATCTTCAAGAAAAGTCATCATGGATATTGCATTCAAACTCCATGGACTCTGATGACCTTCCCCCTGGCTTTGAAGTGTCCCATCATGCGAATCAGTTGAAGGGGATGTTTTCTTTCATTCCTCAGATGAAATGGAAATGCCCTCCCAAA TTTGTTTTGAGTCAAAATTGGCAAGTGGCAGCCGGTGAAGAAAGTAAGGAAGTTGGAGATCAGAGACTGAGGGAATTGACAGTGCTTGAAGCTATTTATCCCCGACTTTCGTCGATTCCTTCCAG CCCTTCAGTTTCATTGGATATAGAAGAGTGCCAGCTGGACGATAGATACACACCTGTTATCCCCATCACTCCCATTGAAGAAGATGACCCAAAACATCTACAACCTGATTTTGCAGTACCAGTCAGCACTTCCATAACCTTGCCACCCCCGATATTAACCCAAAGCTCGTTGGCATCTTCAACTCCCCTTGCTTCACAATCTAACATTCCTGCCTTAAATCCACTAGCCAATGAAAAACCTGCACTTGAGAAATTACCTCATTCAGAGGCTGATattactgctgctgctgctgccgcGGCCTTTACTGCAATCATGAAAAGCAATGAGCAGGGAAGCTTGATTGACACCAACTTGCTTATTAAAATCCTCAGCAGCCCAGAAGTGATCGAGAAATTGATGGACAGTTGTGGAACACCTGCCAACCCTGAAGCAGTCACGGTGCCTGCATCAAAGCCCCCAAATCCATCATCCTGTTTGTCCAGACCAGAACCTTTGTCCAGACCAAAACCCTCTTCAACTACGATGGTTCCCGAAGAAGCACCTGCCTATACGGGGACAGCATCCATGCCTCGATCAAAGCCAGATATAGCATTGCCAAGCCTAAAACCCGAAAAGGTTTCCTCTCTGCCACCAGCAAAGATGCTTCCTCGGCTACAAGTACCTACCAGTACAGAAGCAAGTCCCATATCCCGATCAAAGCAGGTACATTTGCTAGACCCCTTGCCCAGCTCTGGTCCTGGTGTGGCTTTTGCACCAGGATTGGCAAATGGAAATGTTAACCCCATCCCACAAGGGATGAGCTCTGGTTCATATCCAATGCTTTCCCTGCAAAATATGGGTAAAAAAATTAGCTCGGTGGCCACGAAACCATCAATCATGAAAGATGCCAACTACTATAAGAACCTGGTTAAGTTACATGGGGGAGAAAGGCAAGAGACCCCAGATCCTATTCCTTCACAATACAGTAGTTTGCATGATCACTATCACGACCCAAAACCAGTACAGGATTTTAGACAAGTAGATTTGAAATACCAGAAACCTTGCATCTACTTCAACAGCTCATTGGGGTGCAAGAATGGATCCAGTTGCCTATACCAGCATGTGACGCCATTTAAATGGCATGCTGACAGCGTTTGGGAGGGTCATGGTGCGAAGAGAATGAGACTGGGAAATGAAATTGCCGGGGGAAGGTAA